A stretch of Ectothiorhodospiraceae bacterium BW-2 DNA encodes these proteins:
- the uvrA gene encoding excinuclease ABC subunit UvrA, translating into MDSIRIEGARTHNLKNITLELPRNQLIVITGLSGSGKSSLAFDTLYAEGQRRYVESLSAYARQFLSIMEKPDVDHIAGLSPAISIEQKSTSHNPRSTVGTVTEIYDYLRLLFARTGEPRCPEHQQPLRAQTVSEMVDEILALPDGSRVALLAPVVKERKGEHAQLLEQLRARGFVRARMNGELCELDDPPKLALRKKHTIEVVVDRFKIRPDIQTRLADSLETALELADGVVLLAPLDHSADHAIEERLFSARYACPHCHYSLTELEPRLFSFNNPAGACPTCDGLGHEQFFDPAKIVVNPDLSLAAGAIRGWDRRNGYYYQLLKSLANHYQFDMESPFNELPDAVQQAVLFGSGKEKLELVYQSARLGEQRKIAPFEGVIPNIRRRYRDTDSLAVREELAKFLSHRLCPDCGGSRLHQGARNVFVGQHTLPQMSEMAVSDALVAMERLHLDGWRGEIATKIVKEIGARLQFLVNVGLDYLTLSRSADTLSGGESQRIRLASQIGAGLVGVMYVLDEPSIGLHQRDNERLLQTLFHLRDIGNSVIVVEHDEEAIRSADYVVDIGPGAGVHGGEVVACGTLTEIMASDHSLTADYLCGRRAIAVPTERTAATQGYLVLKGATGNNLKRVTLELPIGLMSCITGVSGSGKSTLINDTLYRYAARAINRSGEEPAPVESVSGMDQFDKVVDIDQSPIGRTPRSNPATYTGIFTPIRELFVATPEARARGYTPGRFSFNVKGGRCEACQGDGMIKVEMHFLPDVYVPCDICHGKRYNRETLEVLYKGRTIHQVLEMTVEEARDFFDPIPVVARKLQTLIDVGLTYIKLGQSATTLSGGEAQRVKLSRELSKRDTGRTLYILDEPTTGLHFHDIQLLLQVLHRLRDHGNTIVVIEHNLDVIKTADWIIDLGPEGGYRGGEIIATGTPEQIAAMAHSHTGHFLSKII; encoded by the coding sequence ATGGATTCGATTCGCATTGAGGGTGCCCGCACCCACAACCTGAAAAACATCACCCTCGAACTGCCGCGCAATCAACTGATTGTGATAACTGGCCTCTCCGGCTCCGGCAAGTCGTCGTTAGCGTTTGATACCCTCTATGCCGAAGGACAGCGACGCTATGTCGAGTCGCTCTCCGCCTACGCGCGACAATTTCTATCGATAATGGAGAAACCCGATGTTGACCATATTGCAGGGCTCTCGCCAGCGATTTCGATTGAGCAGAAATCGACCTCTCACAACCCCCGCTCCACTGTCGGCACTGTCACTGAAATCTACGACTATCTGCGGCTACTATTTGCACGCACCGGTGAGCCACGCTGCCCAGAGCACCAGCAGCCGCTAAGGGCTCAAACCGTCAGTGAGATGGTCGATGAGATTTTAGCCCTGCCCGACGGGAGTCGGGTCGCGCTATTAGCGCCGGTGGTCAAAGAGCGCAAGGGGGAGCATGCGCAGCTATTAGAGCAGCTACGGGCACGCGGCTTTGTACGGGCACGAATGAATGGCGAGCTGTGTGAGCTAGACGATCCCCCTAAACTGGCGCTGCGAAAGAAGCATACCATTGAGGTGGTGGTCGATCGGTTCAAAATTCGCCCCGATATTCAGACTCGGCTCGCCGACTCATTAGAGACGGCATTAGAGTTAGCCGATGGCGTCGTCCTGCTAGCCCCGCTCGATCATAGCGCCGATCACGCCATTGAAGAGCGACTCTTCTCCGCCCGCTACGCCTGTCCCCACTGTCACTACTCTCTGACCGAATTAGAGCCACGACTCTTTTCGTTTAATAACCCTGCCGGTGCCTGCCCTACCTGTGATGGTTTGGGCCATGAGCAGTTCTTTGATCCGGCTAAAATCGTCGTTAACCCCGATCTAAGCCTCGCCGCTGGCGCAATTCGTGGCTGGGATCGCCGTAACGGCTACTACTACCAACTCCTCAAATCACTCGCTAACCACTATCAATTCGATATGGAGAGCCCCTTTAATGAACTCCCCGATGCAGTACAGCAGGCGGTCTTGTTTGGCAGCGGCAAGGAGAAGTTGGAGTTAGTCTATCAGAGCGCTCGTCTAGGGGAGCAGCGTAAAATCGCCCCCTTTGAGGGGGTCATTCCCAATATCCGCCGCCGTTACCGCGACACCGACTCTCTCGCGGTACGGGAGGAGCTGGCCAAGTTTTTAAGCCACCGCCTCTGCCCTGACTGTGGTGGTAGTCGCCTCCATCAAGGGGCGAGAAATGTCTTTGTTGGCCAACACACCCTGCCGCAAATGAGTGAGATGGCGGTCAGTGATGCGTTAGTGGCGATGGAGCGGCTCCACCTCGATGGCTGGCGCGGCGAGATCGCCACTAAAATCGTCAAGGAGATTGGCGCTAGACTACAGTTTTTGGTGAATGTCGGCCTCGACTACCTGACCCTGTCGCGCAGTGCCGACACTCTCTCTGGCGGCGAGTCGCAGCGTATTCGGCTCGCTAGCCAAATTGGAGCCGGTCTGGTCGGGGTGATGTATGTCCTAGATGAGCCCTCTATCGGCCTCCATCAGCGCGATAACGAGCGGCTATTGCAGACCCTGTTCCATCTGCGCGATATAGGTAACAGCGTCATTGTGGTCGAACACGATGAGGAGGCGATTCGCTCCGCCGACTATGTGGTCGATATCGGCCCCGGTGCTGGCGTTCATGGCGGTGAAGTGGTCGCCTGTGGCACCTTGACGGAGATTATGGCGAGTGACCACTCCCTCACCGCCGACTACCTCTGTGGACGCAGAGCGATAGCGGTGCCTACTGAGCGCACAGCGGCGACTCAGGGCTACTTGGTGCTTAAAGGGGCAACGGGCAACAATCTAAAGCGGGTAACCCTAGAGCTGCCGATTGGCTTGATGAGCTGCATTACCGGCGTCTCTGGTTCGGGTAAATCGACCCTCATTAACGACACCCTCTACCGCTATGCGGCTAGGGCGATTAATCGCAGCGGCGAAGAGCCGGCCCCAGTCGAATCGGTCAGCGGAATGGATCAGTTTGATAAGGTGGTCGATATCGATCAGAGTCCGATAGGGCGAACCCCCCGCTCCAATCCGGCGACCTATACCGGCATCTTTACCCCGATTCGTGAACTCTTTGTCGCCACCCCCGAGGCGAGAGCTAGGGGCTATACCCCGGGACGATTTAGCTTTAATGTCAAAGGGGGGCGCTGCGAGGCGTGCCAAGGCGATGGCATGATCAAAGTGGAGATGCACTTTCTGCCCGATGTCTATGTCCCCTGCGATATCTGCCACGGCAAACGCTATAACCGCGAAACGCTAGAGGTGCTCTATAAAGGGCGGACGATTCATCAGGTATTGGAGATGACGGTAGAGGAGGCGCGAGATTTTTTTGATCCTATTCCAGTGGTCGCCCGCAAACTACAGACGCTAATTGATGTCGGTCTGACCTATATTAAACTCGGACAGAGTGCCACTACCCTCTCGGGGGGGGAGGCGCAGCGGGTGAAGCTCTCCCGCGAGCTCTCTAAACGGGATACCGGCCGCACCCTCTATATTCTTGATGAGCCGACCACCGGGCTCCATTTTCACGATATTCAGCTACTGCTGCAAGTGCTCCACCGTCTGCGCGACCACGGCAATACGATCGTCGTTATTGAGCATAATCTCGATGTGATTAAAACGGCCGACTGGATTATCGATCTCGGCCCTGAGGGGGGATACCGCGGGGGGGAGATTATCGCCACCGGCACGCCAGAACAGATCGCGGCGATGGCACACTCCCATACCGGCCACTTTTTAAGCAAAATCATCTAG
- a CDS encoding DUF2887 domain-containing protein has protein sequence MKTDHYLYRLFSHYPEALFELTGQTTPDCHYHLHAEEVKQTSMRLDGILTPDSLDAPLLFLENQFYRDSDFYARWFASIMLCFKQQRYQGHWQAVVIYPDSRFDAGLDSVYQPFETAGVLHRLYLEEILAPAATESTTHRSAETLFILQLLSLLSVDTTDQQRLAVQSQGVLQNFKPTPKISRIDAIDFVETLLIYKLPDFDREEIRAMLQIPTTDLRHTRFYKEVYDEGSSDGRTEALIDTSILLLQHRFGDLDGHQQQKISSLSYEQLRELTQSLLDFNSLDELNEWLAVKRQ, from the coding sequence GTGAAAACCGACCATTACCTCTATCGCCTCTTCAGCCACTACCCAGAGGCACTGTTTGAGCTCACCGGGCAAACTACGCCCGACTGCCACTACCATCTCCACGCCGAAGAGGTCAAACAGACCAGTATGCGACTCGATGGTATCCTCACGCCCGATAGCCTCGATGCGCCGCTCCTCTTTTTGGAGAACCAGTTCTATCGCGATAGCGACTTCTACGCCCGTTGGTTCGCCTCGATTATGCTATGCTTCAAACAGCAGCGATACCAAGGTCACTGGCAGGCGGTGGTTATCTACCCCGACAGCCGTTTTGATGCCGGTCTGGATAGCGTCTATCAACCCTTTGAAACGGCTGGCGTGCTGCATCGGCTCTACCTGGAGGAGATTTTAGCGCCGGCGGCGACCGAATCGACGACGCACCGCAGCGCCGAGACGCTGTTTATCTTGCAACTGCTGTCACTGCTTAGTGTCGATACGACCGATCAGCAGCGATTAGCCGTTCAATCTCAGGGAGTACTGCAAAACTTTAAACCAACCCCTAAAATCAGCCGCATTGACGCTATCGACTTTGTCGAAACGCTGCTTATCTATAAATTACCCGACTTTGACCGAGAGGAGATTCGAGCCATGTTACAGATACCGACAACCGATCTACGCCATACCCGCTTCTATAAAGAGGTTTATGATGAAGGGAGTTCTGATGGCCGCACTGAAGCGTTAATCGATACCTCTATCCTGTTACTTCAACACCGTTTTGGTGACCTTGATGGGCACCAGCAGCAGAAGATTAGCTCACTAAGCTACGAGCAGCTAAGAGAGCTCACCCAATCACTACTCGATTTTAATAGCTTGGATGAGCTGAACGAGTGGTTAGCGGTGAAACGACAGTAA
- a CDS encoding nucleotidyltransferase domain-containing protein: MICEVTMAQLQQISSRLQSIVPQLQAIYLFGSRADGSARSDSDWDLAILTPRSIAPVALW; this comes from the coding sequence ATGATCTGCGAAGTCACAATGGCTCAACTACAACAGATTTCTAGTCGGCTGCAATCTATAGTCCCACAATTACAGGCAATTTATCTGTTTGGTAGTCGTGCTGATGGCAGTGCGCGTAGCGACAGTGATTGGGATCTGGCTATCCTTACACCACGCTCCATTGCACCGGTTGCGTTGTGGTAA
- a CDS encoding Uma2 family endonuclease, whose amino-acid sequence MRGLALELIVERYRLEDYRHWQGDWELIDGIPLAMAPSPGFRHQRVAMNIAFQLRRLLDSCPHCQVLYEIDVEFSEDTVVRPDLIVICHTPEGERITRAPELIVEILSKTTANRDESTKLQLYEREGVSYYAIVAPEAKRTKLYRLIDGEYRKIGDFYAESQPIELSKCAFTFDFSSVWQ is encoded by the coding sequence ATGAGAGGATTAGCACTAGAGCTGATTGTGGAGCGCTACCGGTTGGAAGATTATCGCCACTGGCAGGGCGATTGGGAGCTAATTGACGGCATTCCGCTGGCGATGGCACCTTCGCCGGGATTCCGGCATCAGCGCGTGGCGATGAATATCGCGTTTCAGCTACGGCGACTGTTGGATAGTTGCCCACACTGTCAGGTGCTCTATGAGATCGATGTCGAATTTAGCGAGGATACCGTGGTGCGCCCCGACCTGATTGTGATCTGCCATACGCCAGAGGGAGAGCGCATTACCCGCGCACCGGAGTTAATTGTCGAAATTCTCTCTAAAACAACCGCTAACCGTGATGAGTCAACCAAATTGCAGCTCTATGAACGCGAAGGGGTAAGCTATTACGCGATTGTTGCTCCAGAAGCAAAACGAACCAAGCTCTACCGCTTAATTGACGGCGAGTATCGTAAGATTGGCGATTTTTACGCGGAGAGCCAGCCGATTGAACTCTCAAAGTGTGCGTTTACATTCGATTTTAGTAGCGTTTGGCAGTAG
- a CDS encoding nucleotidyltransferase domain-containing protein, with the protein MYLFGSRADGSARSDSDWDLAILTPRSIAPVALWQMSNNLAIDEATVAIELE; encoded by the coding sequence ATTTATCTGTTTGGTAGTCGTGCTGATGGCAGTGCGCGTAGCGACAGTGATTGGGATCTGGCTATCCTTACACCACGCTCCATTGCACCGGTTGCGTTGTGGCAAATGAGCAATAACCTAGCAATCGATGAAGCAACAGTTGCTATAGAGCTAGAATAG
- a CDS encoding Uma2 family endonuclease — translation MERAVISPTRHLLSVGDYYQMAINGILQPNERVELLEGEIFEMAPIGSSHAGMVKRLNYLFSGVAANRYIVTVQDPLRLDAHSEPEPDLMLLRYRDDFYSHAHPTAADVLLLIEVADSTLRYEREVKLPLYAQHGVSEVWIINLEAAQLECYREVDSTLKSYRQIERYAAGQIAPVALPESAIEVAGLW, via the coding sequence ATGGAGAGAGCTGTCATAAGCCCTACTCGGCATCTATTGAGTGTGGGTGACTACTATCAAATGGCGATAAATGGTATCTTGCAACCTAATGAGAGAGTTGAGTTGCTTGAGGGGGAGATTTTCGAGATGGCACCGATTGGTAGCTCTCATGCAGGCATGGTGAAGCGGTTGAACTACCTATTTTCAGGAGTGGCGGCTAACCGGTATATCGTGACCGTGCAAGACCCGCTGCGTCTGGACGCCCACTCGGAACCGGAACCCGATCTAATGCTACTGCGCTATCGCGACGATTTTTATAGCCACGCTCACCCCACGGCTGCCGATGTGCTGTTATTAATCGAGGTCGCCGACTCAACCCTGCGCTATGAGCGCGAAGTGAAGCTGCCGCTCTATGCCCAACATGGGGTAAGTGAGGTGTGGATTATCAATCTGGAGGCGGCGCAGTTAGAGTGTTACCGTGAAGTCGATAGCACGCTGAAAAGTTACCGACAGATAGAACGATATGCTGCGGGTCAGATTGCGCCGGTTGCGCTGCCGGAGTCTGCTATTGAGGTTGCGGGGTTGTGGTGA
- a CDS encoding DNA helicase II, translating into MDISDLIEPLNSAQREAVCSESRALLVLAGAGSGKTRVLTHRIGWLIRTAEASAHSILAVTFTNKAAREMRQRLEGLLEMPTSSLWIGTFHGIAHRLLRAHWQEAKLSREFQILDSDDQLRLIKRTLRELTIDEAQTPPKQMQWFINSQKDEGRYPESIEAGGDPFLQQGVEIYRHYQRLCEQQQVVDFAELLLRADELWRQNPETLAHYQRRFTHLLVDEFQDTNTIQYRWLQRLAGESLGIFAVGDDDQSIYGWRGAKIENIHRFQHEFAPCELVRLEQNYRSSGHILAAANHLIAHNSERLGKNLWTADSEGEPLQLYSAFNEQEEARYITERIEQWLQQGIARDEIAILYRSNAQSRVLEEALLMAAIPYRIYGGMRFFERAEIKDALAYLRLGSNPHDDSAFERVVNQPPRGIGAKTIEQLRARARSEQISLWRATERLLAQESLPARAANALRSFMALIQALPRQELPFDHLGQRVRAVVEQSGLIDYFSREKGERGRSRLENLDELAVAAQQFLPEEAGDEFTPLQQFLAHAALEAGEGQADEWQSSVQLMTLHSAKGLEFPCVVLAGMEEGLFPHQMALKELGRVEEERRLCYVGMTRARQQLLLTWAEQRRLFGELRLNRLSRFVYEIPAERLQEIRLRGEVSRPRLFSQAGEEEAWQMGERLRHAKFGVGVVVQAEGSGAKLRLQVAFESGEVKWLMASMARLERLDDFA; encoded by the coding sequence ATGGATATTAGTGATTTAATTGAGCCGCTAAATAGCGCCCAGCGCGAAGCGGTCTGCAGCGAGTCGAGAGCGCTGCTAGTACTAGCCGGAGCCGGTAGTGGTAAGACGCGAGTCTTAACCCACCGCATCGGTTGGTTGATTCGCACTGCTGAGGCCTCAGCCCACTCTATCTTGGCGGTCACCTTTACCAATAAAGCGGCGAGGGAGATGCGCCAGCGGCTAGAGGGGCTGTTAGAGATGCCGACCAGCTCCCTCTGGATCGGCACCTTTCACGGCATCGCTCATCGCCTGCTGCGTGCCCACTGGCAGGAGGCGAAGTTAAGTCGGGAGTTTCAGATCCTCGATAGTGACGATCAGCTACGGCTCATTAAACGAACTCTGCGCGAGCTTACTATAGATGAGGCGCAGACCCCGCCGAAACAGATGCAGTGGTTTATTAACAGCCAGAAGGATGAGGGCCGCTATCCCGAGTCGATTGAGGCGGGGGGTGACCCCTTTTTACAGCAGGGAGTCGAGATCTATCGCCACTACCAGCGGCTGTGTGAACAGCAGCAGGTGGTCGATTTTGCCGAACTGCTGCTACGAGCCGACGAGCTGTGGCGGCAGAATCCAGAGACCTTGGCCCACTACCAGCGCCGCTTTACCCACCTATTGGTCGATGAGTTTCAGGATACCAATACGATTCAGTACCGCTGGCTACAGCGACTGGCTGGGGAGTCGCTTGGCATCTTCGCGGTGGGGGATGATGACCAGTCGATCTACGGCTGGCGCGGGGCTAAAATCGAAAATATCCACCGTTTTCAGCACGAATTTGCGCCGTGTGAACTGGTGCGGCTAGAGCAGAACTACCGCTCTAGTGGCCATATTCTCGCTGCGGCTAACCATCTGATTGCCCATAATAGCGAGCGGCTGGGGAAAAATCTCTGGACAGCCGATAGCGAGGGGGAGCCGCTACAGCTCTACAGCGCCTTTAATGAGCAGGAGGAGGCGCGATATATTACCGAACGAATTGAGCAGTGGCTGCAACAGGGGATTGCACGCGATGAGATTGCGATTCTCTATCGCTCTAACGCGCAGTCGCGGGTACTGGAGGAGGCGCTACTGATGGCCGCCATCCCCTACCGTATCTACGGCGGAATGCGCTTTTTTGAGCGGGCGGAGATTAAGGATGCCCTAGCCTACCTCCGTTTAGGGAGCAACCCCCATGACGATAGCGCCTTTGAGCGGGTGGTCAACCAGCCGCCTCGTGGCATTGGAGCTAAAACGATCGAGCAGCTACGAGCGCGGGCGCGTAGCGAACAGATCAGCCTATGGCGGGCGACAGAGAGGCTACTAGCACAAGAGAGCCTCCCCGCCCGAGCGGCTAACGCCCTGCGCAGTTTTATGGCACTCATTCAGGCACTGCCACGACAAGAGCTGCCCTTTGACCATTTAGGGCAGCGGGTAAGGGCAGTGGTCGAACAGAGCGGGTTAATCGACTACTTTAGCCGTGAGAAGGGGGAGAGGGGGCGCAGCCGGCTAGAGAATCTGGATGAGCTAGCGGTCGCGGCGCAGCAGTTTCTCCCCGAAGAGGCGGGTGATGAGTTTACCCCCTTACAGCAGTTTCTAGCCCACGCCGCCCTAGAGGCGGGCGAGGGGCAGGCCGATGAGTGGCAGAGTTCAGTTCAGTTAATGACGCTCCACTCGGCTAAAGGGTTAGAGTTTCCCTGTGTGGTGCTAGCCGGTATGGAGGAGGGGCTCTTTCCACACCAAATGGCGCTCAAAGAGCTGGGGAGAGTCGAGGAGGAGCGGCGACTCTGCTATGTCGGCATGACCCGAGCGCGGCAGCAGCTACTGCTCACCTGGGCTGAACAGCGGCGGCTCTTCGGTGAACTGCGACTCAATCGGCTCTCCCGCTTTGTCTATGAGATTCCGGCCGAGCGACTACAGGAGATCCGGCTTCGTGGTGAGGTGAGCCGGCCACGGCTCTTTTCTCAAGCGGGAGAAGAGGAGGCGTGGCAGATGGGAGAGCGACTGCGGCACGCCAAATTTGGTGTGGGGGTCGTGGTTCAAGCTGAGGGGAGCGGCGCTAAACTGCGGCTGCAAGTGGCGTTTGAGAGTGGTGAGGTAAAGTGGCTGATGGCGTCGATGGCCAGACTAGAGCGGCTAGATGATTTTGCTTAA
- a CDS encoding Uma2 family endonuclease translates to MNMIQQQPTHHRLSVVDYYQMAAAGILRREDRVELIEGEIFDMAPIGSSHAGVVNRLARHFFQSVVLQGVVTVQNPLSLGAHSEPEPDLMLLRYRDDFYSHAHPTAADVLLLIEVADSTLRYDREVKLPLYAQHGVSEVWIVNLEAAQLECYREVDSALKSYRQIERYAAGQIAPVALPESAIEVAGFVVSDAPNSIVVNKK, encoded by the coding sequence ATGAATATGATCCAGCAACAACCGACCCATCACCGCCTGAGTGTGGTGGATTACTACCAGATGGCCGCAGCCGGAATCTTGCGCCGTGAGGATCGGGTTGAACTGATTGAGGGAGAGATTTTTGATATGGCACCGATTGGTAGCTCTCATGCTGGCGTGGTGAATCGCTTGGCGCGCCATTTTTTTCAGTCTGTTGTGCTGCAAGGTGTCGTCACGGTACAAAATCCCTTGTCTCTGGGCGCCCACTCGGAACCGGAACCCGATCTAATGCTGCTGCGCTATCGCGACGATTTTTATAGCCATGCTCACCCCACGGCTGCCGATGTTCTATTATTAATCGAGGTCGCCGACTCAACCCTGCGCTATGACCGCGAAGTGAAACTGCCGCTCTATGCCCAACATGGGGTGAGTGAGGTGTGGATTGTCAATCTGGAGGCGGCGCAGTTAGAGTGTTACCGTGAAGTCGATAGCGCGCTGAAAAGTTACCGACAGATAGAACGATATGCTGCGGGTCAGATTGCGCCGGTTGCGCTGCCGGAGTCTGCTATTGAGGTTGCGGGGTTTGTGGTGAGTGACGCACCTAATTCAATCGTGGTAAATAAAAAATGA
- a CDS encoding DUF4080 domain-containing protein, with amino-acid sequence MLLTTLNARYSHSSLGLRYLWAQMGRLRSRTQLREFTIHQRAVDIVEQLLAQQPLIIGIGVYIWNVALATEIVQLVKCVAPEVVVVLGGPEVSYEWQQQPLVAAADYLITGQADLAFAALCEQLLADKPPPQRVIAAPAPKLTQLQLPYEGYHRADIAHRLIYVEASRGCPFKCQFCLSALDRTAVSFPLAPFLAAMSRLWQRGVRQFKFVDRTFNLKPATTVAILEHFLPWATAGLRLHFELIPDHLPERLKQTISRFPSGVLQFEIGIQSLNSQVLQRLERKQSHERTVANLAWLQQQQIHLHTDLIIGLPGESLESIAAGFNTLWSLQVAEIQVGVLKRLRGAPIVAQDEPWQMRYLPYPPYTVISTSELNFATLQRLSRFGRYWEMLGNRGHFRHTLALFLQDNPFAQFLALSDWLYETTRQTHKITLLRQFELLWRYGEQVAIAPKRLRQALAEDYRHSGDRLPRWLQSEPN; translated from the coding sequence ATTCTACTAACTACCCTCAATGCGCGTTACTCTCATAGCTCATTGGGATTGCGCTATCTGTGGGCGCAGATGGGGCGGCTACGCTCCCGTACACAGCTGCGGGAGTTCACTATCCATCAGCGAGCGGTCGATATTGTTGAACAGCTATTAGCTCAACAGCCGCTGATTATCGGTATCGGCGTCTATATCTGGAATGTGGCGTTAGCGACCGAGATCGTACAGCTAGTCAAGTGCGTAGCCCCTGAGGTGGTGGTTGTGTTGGGAGGGCCTGAAGTCAGCTACGAGTGGCAACAGCAGCCGCTTGTCGCCGCTGCCGACTATCTTATTACCGGTCAGGCCGATCTCGCTTTTGCCGCGCTGTGTGAGCAGCTTCTTGCCGACAAACCGCCGCCGCAGCGAGTGATTGCCGCGCCCGCGCCGAAGCTCACTCAGTTACAGCTCCCCTATGAGGGGTATCACAGAGCAGATATTGCCCATCGGCTAATCTATGTCGAAGCCTCCAGAGGCTGTCCATTTAAGTGCCAATTCTGCCTCTCAGCGCTCGATAGAACGGCGGTATCGTTTCCCTTAGCACCTTTTTTGGCCGCCATGAGCCGCTTATGGCAGCGCGGAGTGCGTCAATTCAAATTTGTTGACCGAACTTTTAACCTAAAACCTGCCACCACGGTAGCGATTTTAGAGCACTTTCTGCCGTGGGCAACTGCGGGGCTAAGGCTCCACTTTGAGCTCATTCCAGATCACCTACCAGAGAGGCTTAAACAGACCATTAGCCGTTTTCCGAGCGGGGTATTACAGTTTGAAATTGGCATTCAGAGCCTCAACTCACAGGTGCTGCAGCGGCTTGAACGCAAACAGAGCCATGAGCGCACCGTGGCCAATTTAGCCTGGCTACAGCAGCAGCAGATCCACCTCCATACCGATCTGATTATCGGCCTGCCGGGGGAGTCACTCGAATCGATTGCCGCCGGCTTCAATACCCTCTGGTCGTTGCAGGTAGCCGAAATTCAGGTAGGGGTACTGAAGCGGCTGCGCGGAGCCCCCATCGTGGCCCAAGATGAGCCGTGGCAGATGCGTTATCTCCCCTACCCGCCCTATACGGTGATCTCCACCAGTGAACTTAACTTTGCTACCCTACAGCGGTTAAGCCGCTTCGGACGCTACTGGGAGATGCTGGGCAACCGTGGCCATTTTCGGCACACCTTGGCGCTTTTTTTACAGGATAACCCCTTTGCACAGTTTCTGGCGCTCAGCGATTGGCTCTATGAGACCACAAGGCAGACCCATAAAATAACCCTCCTACGCCAATTCGAGCTATTGTGGCGTTATGGCGAACAGGTTGCTATTGCGCCGAAACGGCTGCGACAGGCGCTGGCTGAGGACTATCGACACAGTGGTGATAGACTCCCTCGCTGGCTACAATCAGAGCCGAACTAG
- a CDS encoding DUF2887 domain-containing protein: MKTDHYLYRLFSHCPEALFELTGQTAPDCHYHLHAEEIKQTSMRLDGILTPDSLDAPLLFLENQFYRDSDFYARWFASIMLCFKQQRYQGHWQAVVIYPDSRFDAGLDSVYQPFETAGVLHRLYLEEILAPATTESTTHRSAETLFILQLLSLLSVDTTDQQRLAVQSQGVLQNFKPTPKISRIDAIDFVETLLIYKLPDFDREEIRAMLQIPTTDLRHTRFYKEVYDEGSSDGLSQGRTEALIDTSILLLQHRFGDLDGHQQQKISSLSYEQLKELTQSLLDFNSLDELNEWLAVKRQ; this comes from the coding sequence ATGAAAACCGATCACTACCTCTATCGCCTCTTTAGCCACTGCCCAGAGGCACTGTTTGAGCTCACCGGGCAAACTGCGCCCGACTGCCACTACCATCTCCACGCCGAAGAGATCAAACAGACCAGTATGCGACTCGATGGTATCCTCACGCCCGATAGCCTCGATGCGCCGCTCCTCTTTTTGGAGAACCAGTTCTATCGCGATAGCGACTTCTACGCCCGTTGGTTTGCCTCGATTATGCTATGCTTCAAACAGCAGCGATACCAAGGTCACTGGCAGGCGGTGGTTATCTACCCCGACAGCCGTTTTGATGCCGGTCTGGATAGCGTCTATCAACCCTTTGAAACGGCTGGCGTGCTGCATCGGCTCTACCTGGAGGAGATTTTAGCGCCGGCGACGACCGAATCGACGACGCACCGCAGCGCCGAGACGCTGTTTATCTTGCAACTGCTGTCACTGCTTAGTGTCGATACGACCGATCAGCAGCGATTAGCCGTTCAATCTCAGGGAGTACTGCAAAACTTTAAACCAACCCCTAAAATCAGCCGCATTGACGCTATCGACTTTGTCGAAACGCTGCTTATCTATAAATTACCCGACTTTGACCGAGAGGAGATTCGAGCCATGTTACAGATACCGACAACCGATCTACGCCATACCCGCTTCTATAAAGAGGTTTATGATGAAGGGAGTTCTGATGGGCTTTCCCAAGGCCGCACTGAAGCGTTAATCGATACCTCTATCCTGTTACTTCAACACCGTTTTGGTGACCTTGATGGGCACCAGCAGCAGAAGATTAGCTCACTAAGCTACGAGCAGCTAAAAGAGCTCACCCAATCACTACTCGATTTTAATAGCTTGGATGAGCTGAACGAGTGGTTAGCGGTGAAACGACAGTAA